One genomic segment of Drosophila melanogaster chromosome 3L includes these proteins:
- the Ogdh gene encoding oxoglutarate dehydrogenase, isoform H, with protein MHRAHTAFSLALSPMAHKNFATWLLKSSSSQQMAKVTAAAAVRTYNSAAAEPFANGSTASYVEEMYNAWLRDPTSVHTSWDAYFRSNSYVSPPNLAPVQANTLPLTAFNFGGAVAGAAPDSKTIDDHLAVQAIIRSYQSRGHLASDLDPLGILTREKTVCKDGLARRANEDVLRQHSGFLFGEQDMDRQFKLPSTTFIGGDEASLPLKEILNRLENVYCNKIGVEFMFINSLEQCNWIRKRFETPGVLNFSPEEKRLILARLTRATGFEAFLAKKYSSEKRFGLEGCEIMIPALKEIIDVSTELGVESVIMGMPHRGRLNTLANVCRKPLNQIFTQFAGLEAADDGSGDVKYHLGTYIERLNRVTNKNIRLAVVANPSHLEAVDPVVQGKTRAEQFYRGDQEGKKVMSILIHGDAAFCGQGVVYETMHLSDLPDYTTHGTIHVVANNQIGFTTDPRFSRSSPYCTDVARVVNAPIFHVNADDPEAVMHVCKVAAEWRATFHKDCVIDLVGYRRNGHNEIDEPMFTQPLMYQKIRKHKNCLDLYADKLIAEGTVTAEEVKSVAAKYENICEEAFALAKTETHVKYKDWLDSPWSGFFEGKDPLKVAPTGVKEETLIHIGNRFSSPPPNAAEFVIHKGLLRVLAARKAMVDEKVADWALGEAMAFGSLLKEGIHVRLSGQDVERGTFSHRHHVLHHQLVDKATYNSLQHMYPDQAPYSVSNSSLSEYAVLGFEHGYSMTNPNALVLWEAQFGDFSNTAQSIIDQFISSGQSKWVRQSGLVMLLPHGMEGMGPEHSSCRVERFLQMSSDDPDYFPPESDEFGVRQLHDINWIVANCSTPANYYHILRRQIALPFRKPLILCTPKSLLRHPEAKSPFSEMSEGSEFQRIIPDNGPAGQNPSNVKKVVFCSGRVYYDLTKTRREKQLEGEIAIVRVEQISPFPFDLVKEQANLYKNAELVWAQEEHKNQGSWTYVQPRFLTALNHSRDVSYVGRACGASTATGSKAQHIRELNALLNDAIST; from the exons ATGCATAGAGCCCACACAGCCTTCAGCCTGGCCTTGTCGCCGATGGCGCACAAGAACTTCGCCACATGGCTGctcaagagcagcagcagtcagCAG ATGGCCAAGGTAACTGCAGCGGCCGCTGTGCGCACCTACAACTCCGCAGCTGCCGAACCTTTTGCCAACGGCAGCACCGCCTCCTACGTGGAGGAGATGTACAACGCCTGGCTTCGGGATCCCACTTCCGTGCACACC TCCTGGGACGCGTACTTCCGCAGCAACAGCTACGTTAGCCCGCCCAACTTGGCGCCCGTGCAGGCCAACACTCTGCCGCTGACCGCCTTCAACTTTGGAGGAGCCGTCGCCGGCGCTGCGCCCGACTCCAAGACCATTGACGACCATCTGGCCGTCCAGGCCATCATCAGGAGCTACCAG TCACGAGGTCATTTGGCATCTGATCTGGATCCGCTTGGAATTTTGACTCGCGAAAAAACCGTCTGCAAGGATGGGCTAGCACGTCGTGCTAACGAAGATGTGCTCAGGCAGCACTctgggtttttgtttg GCGAGCAGGACATGGATCGCCAGTTCAAGCTGCCCAGCACTACCTTCATCGGAGGCGATGAGGCTTCGTTGCCCCTAAA GGAAATCCTGAACCGCCTGGAGAATGTCTACTGTAATAAGATTGGCGTGGAGTTCATGTTCATCAACTCTCTGGAGCAATGCAACTGGATCCGCAAGCGTTTTGAGACCCCCGGCGTCCTTAACTTCTCGCCCGAGGAGAAGCGTCTGATCCTGGCCCGTTTGACCCGTGCCACCGGCTTTGAGGCTTTCCTGGCCAAGAAGTACTCTTCTGAGAAACGTTTCGGTCTGGAGGGTTGCGAGATCATGATCCCAGCCCTGAAGGAGATCATCGACGTATCAACGGAGTTGGGAGTGGAGTCGGTCATCATGGGCATGCCCCATCGTGGACGTCTTAACACCTTGGCCAATGTATGCCGCAAGCCCTTGAACCAGATCTTCACCCAGTTCGCTGGACTGGAGGCTGCTGATGAT GGCTCTGGTGATGTCAAGTACCATCTCGGTACATACATCGAGCGATTGAACCGCGTTACAAACAAGAACATCCGCCTGGCTGTCGTGGCCAACCCGTCCCATCTGGAGGCTGTGGATCCCGTGGTGCAGGGCAAGACCCGTGCCGAGCAGTTCTACCGTGGCGACCAGGAGGGCAAGAAGGTTATGTCCATTTTGATCCACGGTGATGCCGCCTTCTGCGGACAGGGCGTCGTCTATGAAACTATGCATCTTTCGGACCTGCCCGACTACACCACCCACGGAACTATCCATGTGGTGGCCAACAACCAGATCGGTTTCACCACCGATCCCCGTTTCTCGAGGTCCTCTCCCTACTGTACGGATGTGGCTCGTGTCGTCAATGCTCCTATTTTCCACGTCAACGCTGACGATCCAGAGGCCGTGATGCATGTGTGCAAGGTGGCTGCTGAGTGGCGTGCTACTTTCCACAAGGATTGTGTTATTGATTTGGTCGGATACCGCCGCAATGGACACAACGAGATCGACGAGCCCATGTTCACGCAACCCTTGATGTACCAGAAGATCCGCAAGCACAAGAACTGTCTCGACCTGTATGCCGACAAACTGATCGCCGAGGGCACTGTCACCGCCGAGGAGGTTAAGTCGGTTGCCGCTAAATACGAGAACATTTGCGAGGAGGCATTCGCTCTGGCCAAGACCGAGACCCACGTCAAGTACAAGGACTGGCTCGACTCGCCCTGGTCCGGCTTTTTCGAGGGCAAAGACCCATTGAAGGTAGCGCCCACTGGAGTGAAGGAGGAGACCCTCATCCACATCGGCAACCGCTTCTCGTCGCCACCACCGAACGCTGCTGAATTCGTGATTCACAA GGGTCTATTGCGAGTGTTGGCCGCTCGCAAGGCAATGGTGGACGAAAAGGTCGCTGATTGGGCTTTGGGAGAGGCCATGGCCTTCGGCTCTCTGCTGAAGGAGGGAATCCATGTGCGCCTTTCGGGACAGGATGTCGAGCGTGGTACCTTCTCGCATCGCCACCATGTGCTGCACCACCAGCTGGTCGACAAGGCCACTTACAACTCGCTGCAGCACATGTACCCAGATCAGGCGCCCTACTCCGTCTCCAACAGCTCGCTGTCGGAGTACGCAGTGCTTGGTTTCGAGCACGGTTACTCGATGACCAATCCCAATGCCCTGGTGCTGTGGGAGGCTCAGTTCGGAGACTTCAGCAACACGGCCCAGTCGATCATCGATCAGTTCATCTCCAGCGGTCAGTCAAAGTGGGTGCGCCAATCGGGTCTGGTAATGCTCCTGCCCCACGGCATGGAAGGCATGGGCCCCGAGCACTCCTCGTGCCGCGTGGAGCGCTTCCTGCAAATGAGCAGTGACGATCCCGACTACTTCCCACCAGAGTCCGATGAGTTCGGAGTGCGACAGCTGCACGACATTAACTGGATCGTGGCAAACTGCTCGACGCCCGCCAACTACTACCACATCCTGCGCCGACAGATCGCATTGCCTTTCCGCAAGCCCCTGATTCTGTGCACGCCCAAATCGCTGCTGCGTCACCCCGAGGCTAAGAGTCCTTTCAGCGAGATGAGCGAGGGCAGCGAGTTCCAGCGCATCATCCCCGACAACGGTCCCGCCGGCCAGAATCCCAGCAATGTGAAGAAGGTCGTCTTCTGCTCGGGCCGCGTCTACTACGATTTGACCAAGACACGTAGGGAAAAGCAGCTGGAGGGCGAAATCGCCATTGTGCGCGTGGAGCAG ATCTCTCCCTTCCCCTTCGATCTGGTCAAGGAGCAGGCCAACCTGTACAAGAATGCCGAACTCGTGTGGGCCCAAGAGGAGCACAAGAACCAGGGCAGCTGGACCTATGTGCAACCTCGTTTCCTCACCGCCTTGAACCACAGCCGCGACGTCAG CTACGTCGGACGCGCCTGCGGAGCCTCCACCGCCACCGGATCCAAGGCCCAGCACATCCGTGAGCTGAATGCGCTGCTCAACGACGCGATTTCGACCTAA
- the Ogdh gene encoding oxoglutarate dehydrogenase, isoform I, protein MHRAHTAFSLALSPMAHKNFATWLLKSSSSQQMAKVTAAAAVRTYNSAAAEPFANGSTASYVEEMYNAWLRDPTSVHTSWDAYFRSNSYVSPPNLAPVQANTLPLTAFNFGGAVAGAAPDSKTIDDHLAVQAIIRSYQIRGHNIAHLDPLEINTPELPGNSSTKSIYANFSFGEQDMDRQFKLPSTTFIGGDEASLPLKEILNRLENVYCNKIGVEFMFINSLEQCNWIRKRFETPGVLNFSPEEKRLILARLTRATGFEAFLAKKYSSEKRFGLEGCEIMIPALKEIIDVSTELGVESVIMGMPHRGRLNTLANVCRKPLNQIFTQFAGLEAADDGSGDVKYHLGTYIERLNRVTNKNIRLAVVANPSHLEAVDPVVQGKTRAEQFYRGDQEGKKVMSILIHGDAAFCGQGVVYETMHLSDLPDYTTHGTIHVVANNQIGFTTDPRFSRSSPYCTDVARVVNAPIFHVNADDPEAVMHVCKVAAEWRATFHKDCVIDLVGYRRNGHNEIDEPMFTQPLMYQKIRKHKNCLDLYADKLIAEGTVTAEEVKSVAAKYENICEEAFALAKTETHVKYKDWLDSPWSGFFEGKDPLKVAPTGVKEETLIHIGNRFSSPPPNAAEFVIHKGLLRVLAARKAMVDEKVADWALGEAMAFGSLLKEGIHVRLSGQDVERGTFSHRHHVLHHQLVDKATYNSLQHMYPDQAPYSVSNSSLSEYAVLGFEHGYSMTNPNALVLWEAQFGDFSNTAQSIIDQFISSGQSKWVRQSGLVMLLPHGMEGMGPEHSSCRVERFLQMSSDDPDYFPPESDEFGVRQLHDINWIVANCSTPANYYHILRRQIALPFRKPLILCTPKSLLRHPEAKSPFSEMSEGSEFQRIIPDNGPAGQNPSNVKKVVFCSGRVYYDLTKTRREKQLEGEIAIVRVEQISPFPFDLVKEQANLYKNAELVWAQEEHKNQGSWTYVQPRFLTALNHSRDVSQSDEQSSSTNTTTTTDHTNHESDTDSDSKSKPWLSRMFAAPNSSTGGDPKDPAQTLGGDFNAAKHFDLKNVRHDFNRPAGIAAAPGARIAKTGRKISYVGRACGASTATGSKAQHIRELNALLNDAIST, encoded by the exons ATGCATAGAGCCCACACAGCCTTCAGCCTGGCCTTGTCGCCGATGGCGCACAAGAACTTCGCCACATGGCTGctcaagagcagcagcagtcagCAG ATGGCCAAGGTAACTGCAGCGGCCGCTGTGCGCACCTACAACTCCGCAGCTGCCGAACCTTTTGCCAACGGCAGCACCGCCTCCTACGTGGAGGAGATGTACAACGCCTGGCTTCGGGATCCCACTTCCGTGCACACC TCCTGGGACGCGTACTTCCGCAGCAACAGCTACGTTAGCCCGCCCAACTTGGCGCCCGTGCAGGCCAACACTCTGCCGCTGACCGCCTTCAACTTTGGAGGAGCCGTCGCCGGCGCTGCGCCCGACTCCAAGACCATTGACGACCATCTGGCCGTCCAGGCCATCATCAGGAGCTACCAG ATTCGAGGACATAATATTGCTCACCTCGATCCACTTGAAATTAATACACCAGAATTGCCTGGCAACTCCTCGACGAAATCCATTTACGCTAATTTCAGTTTTG GCGAGCAGGACATGGATCGCCAGTTCAAGCTGCCCAGCACTACCTTCATCGGAGGCGATGAGGCTTCGTTGCCCCTAAA GGAAATCCTGAACCGCCTGGAGAATGTCTACTGTAATAAGATTGGCGTGGAGTTCATGTTCATCAACTCTCTGGAGCAATGCAACTGGATCCGCAAGCGTTTTGAGACCCCCGGCGTCCTTAACTTCTCGCCCGAGGAGAAGCGTCTGATCCTGGCCCGTTTGACCCGTGCCACCGGCTTTGAGGCTTTCCTGGCCAAGAAGTACTCTTCTGAGAAACGTTTCGGTCTGGAGGGTTGCGAGATCATGATCCCAGCCCTGAAGGAGATCATCGACGTATCAACGGAGTTGGGAGTGGAGTCGGTCATCATGGGCATGCCCCATCGTGGACGTCTTAACACCTTGGCCAATGTATGCCGCAAGCCCTTGAACCAGATCTTCACCCAGTTCGCTGGACTGGAGGCTGCTGATGAT GGCTCTGGTGATGTCAAGTACCATCTCGGTACATACATCGAGCGATTGAACCGCGTTACAAACAAGAACATCCGCCTGGCTGTCGTGGCCAACCCGTCCCATCTGGAGGCTGTGGATCCCGTGGTGCAGGGCAAGACCCGTGCCGAGCAGTTCTACCGTGGCGACCAGGAGGGCAAGAAGGTTATGTCCATTTTGATCCACGGTGATGCCGCCTTCTGCGGACAGGGCGTCGTCTATGAAACTATGCATCTTTCGGACCTGCCCGACTACACCACCCACGGAACTATCCATGTGGTGGCCAACAACCAGATCGGTTTCACCACCGATCCCCGTTTCTCGAGGTCCTCTCCCTACTGTACGGATGTGGCTCGTGTCGTCAATGCTCCTATTTTCCACGTCAACGCTGACGATCCAGAGGCCGTGATGCATGTGTGCAAGGTGGCTGCTGAGTGGCGTGCTACTTTCCACAAGGATTGTGTTATTGATTTGGTCGGATACCGCCGCAATGGACACAACGAGATCGACGAGCCCATGTTCACGCAACCCTTGATGTACCAGAAGATCCGCAAGCACAAGAACTGTCTCGACCTGTATGCCGACAAACTGATCGCCGAGGGCACTGTCACCGCCGAGGAGGTTAAGTCGGTTGCCGCTAAATACGAGAACATTTGCGAGGAGGCATTCGCTCTGGCCAAGACCGAGACCCACGTCAAGTACAAGGACTGGCTCGACTCGCCCTGGTCCGGCTTTTTCGAGGGCAAAGACCCATTGAAGGTAGCGCCCACTGGAGTGAAGGAGGAGACCCTCATCCACATCGGCAACCGCTTCTCGTCGCCACCACCGAACGCTGCTGAATTCGTGATTCACAA GGGTCTATTGCGAGTGTTGGCCGCTCGCAAGGCAATGGTGGACGAAAAGGTCGCTGATTGGGCTTTGGGAGAGGCCATGGCCTTCGGCTCTCTGCTGAAGGAGGGAATCCATGTGCGCCTTTCGGGACAGGATGTCGAGCGTGGTACCTTCTCGCATCGCCACCATGTGCTGCACCACCAGCTGGTCGACAAGGCCACTTACAACTCGCTGCAGCACATGTACCCAGATCAGGCGCCCTACTCCGTCTCCAACAGCTCGCTGTCGGAGTACGCAGTGCTTGGTTTCGAGCACGGTTACTCGATGACCAATCCCAATGCCCTGGTGCTGTGGGAGGCTCAGTTCGGAGACTTCAGCAACACGGCCCAGTCGATCATCGATCAGTTCATCTCCAGCGGTCAGTCAAAGTGGGTGCGCCAATCGGGTCTGGTAATGCTCCTGCCCCACGGCATGGAAGGCATGGGCCCCGAGCACTCCTCGTGCCGCGTGGAGCGCTTCCTGCAAATGAGCAGTGACGATCCCGACTACTTCCCACCAGAGTCCGATGAGTTCGGAGTGCGACAGCTGCACGACATTAACTGGATCGTGGCAAACTGCTCGACGCCCGCCAACTACTACCACATCCTGCGCCGACAGATCGCATTGCCTTTCCGCAAGCCCCTGATTCTGTGCACGCCCAAATCGCTGCTGCGTCACCCCGAGGCTAAGAGTCCTTTCAGCGAGATGAGCGAGGGCAGCGAGTTCCAGCGCATCATCCCCGACAACGGTCCCGCCGGCCAGAATCCCAGCAATGTGAAGAAGGTCGTCTTCTGCTCGGGCCGCGTCTACTACGATTTGACCAAGACACGTAGGGAAAAGCAGCTGGAGGGCGAAATCGCCATTGTGCGCGTGGAGCAG ATCTCTCCCTTCCCCTTCGATCTGGTCAAGGAGCAGGCCAACCTGTACAAGAATGCCGAACTCGTGTGGGCCCAAGAGGAGCACAAGAACCAGGGCAGCTGGACCTATGTGCAACCTCGTTTCCTCACCGCCTTGAACCACAGCCGCGACGTCAG CCAAAGCGATGAACAATCCTCCTCCACCAATACTACCACTACTACTGATCATACTAATCATGAATCCGACACCGATTCCGATTCAAAATCTAAACCGTGGCTGAGTCGCATGTTCGCCGCCCCGAACTCCTCGACCGGCGGCGATCCTAAGGATCCGGCGCAAACCCTTGGCGGCGACTTCAATGCCGCCAAGCACTTTGACTTAAAGAATGTACGACACGATTTCAATAGGCCCGCGGGCATCGCGGCCGCTCCGGGCGCCCGCATAGCGAAAACCGGACGCAAAATTAG CTACGTCGGACGCGCCTGCGGAGCCTCCACCGCCACCGGATCCAAGGCCCAGCACATCCGTGAGCTGAATGCGCTGCTCAACGACGCGATTTCGACCTAA
- the Ogdh gene encoding oxoglutarate dehydrogenase, isoform G, with protein MHRAHTAFSLALSPMAHKNFATWLLKSSSSQQMAKVTAAAAVRTYNSAAAEPFANGSTASYVEEMYNAWLRDPTSVHTSWDAYFRSNSYVSPPNLAPVQANTLPLTAFNFGGAVAGAAPDSKTIDDHLAVQAIIRSYQIRGHNIAHLDPLEINTPELPGNSSTKSIYANFSFGEQDMDRQFKLPSTTFIGGDEASLPLKEILNRLENVYCNKIGVEFMFINSLEQCNWIRKRFETPGVLNFSPEEKRLILARLTRATGFEAFLAKKYSSEKRFGLEGCEIMIPALKEIIDVSTELGVESVIMGMPHRGRLNTLANVCRKPLNQIFTQFAGLEAADDGSGDVKYHLGTYIERLNRVTNKNIRLAVVANPSHLEAVDPVVQGKTRAEQFYRGDQEGKKVMSILIHGDAAFCGQGVVYETMHLSDLPDYTTHGTIHVVANNQIGFTTDPRFSRSSPYCTDVARVVNAPIFHVNADDPEAVMHVCKVAAEWRATFHKDCVIDLVGYRRNGHNEIDEPMFTQPLMYQKIRKHKNCLDLYADKLIAEGTVTAEEVKSVAAKYENICEEAFALAKTETHVKYKDWLDSPWSGFFEGKDPLKVAPTGVKEETLIHIGNRFSSPPPNAAEFVIHKGLLRVLAARKAMVDEKVADWALGEAMAFGSLLKEGIHVRLSGQDVERGTFSHRHHVLHHQLVDKATYNSLQHMYPDQAPYSVSNSSLSEYAVLGFEHGYSMTNPNALVLWEAQFGDFSNTAQSIIDQFISSGQSKWVRQSGLVMLLPHGMEGMGPEHSSCRVERFLQMSSDDPDYFPPESDEFGVRQLHDINWIVANCSTPANYYHILRRQIALPFRKPLILCTPKSLLRHPEAKSPFSEMSEGSEFQRIIPDNGPAGQNPSNVKKVVFCSGRVYYDLTKTRREKQLEGEIAIVRVEQISPFPFDLVKEQANLYKNAELVWAQEEHKNQGSWTYVQPRFLTALNHSRDVSYVGRACGASTATGSKAQHIRELNALLNDAIST; from the exons ATGCATAGAGCCCACACAGCCTTCAGCCTGGCCTTGTCGCCGATGGCGCACAAGAACTTCGCCACATGGCTGctcaagagcagcagcagtcagCAG ATGGCCAAGGTAACTGCAGCGGCCGCTGTGCGCACCTACAACTCCGCAGCTGCCGAACCTTTTGCCAACGGCAGCACCGCCTCCTACGTGGAGGAGATGTACAACGCCTGGCTTCGGGATCCCACTTCCGTGCACACC TCCTGGGACGCGTACTTCCGCAGCAACAGCTACGTTAGCCCGCCCAACTTGGCGCCCGTGCAGGCCAACACTCTGCCGCTGACCGCCTTCAACTTTGGAGGAGCCGTCGCCGGCGCTGCGCCCGACTCCAAGACCATTGACGACCATCTGGCCGTCCAGGCCATCATCAGGAGCTACCAG ATTCGAGGACATAATATTGCTCACCTCGATCCACTTGAAATTAATACACCAGAATTGCCTGGCAACTCCTCGACGAAATCCATTTACGCTAATTTCAGTTTTG GCGAGCAGGACATGGATCGCCAGTTCAAGCTGCCCAGCACTACCTTCATCGGAGGCGATGAGGCTTCGTTGCCCCTAAA GGAAATCCTGAACCGCCTGGAGAATGTCTACTGTAATAAGATTGGCGTGGAGTTCATGTTCATCAACTCTCTGGAGCAATGCAACTGGATCCGCAAGCGTTTTGAGACCCCCGGCGTCCTTAACTTCTCGCCCGAGGAGAAGCGTCTGATCCTGGCCCGTTTGACCCGTGCCACCGGCTTTGAGGCTTTCCTGGCCAAGAAGTACTCTTCTGAGAAACGTTTCGGTCTGGAGGGTTGCGAGATCATGATCCCAGCCCTGAAGGAGATCATCGACGTATCAACGGAGTTGGGAGTGGAGTCGGTCATCATGGGCATGCCCCATCGTGGACGTCTTAACACCTTGGCCAATGTATGCCGCAAGCCCTTGAACCAGATCTTCACCCAGTTCGCTGGACTGGAGGCTGCTGATGAT GGCTCTGGTGATGTCAAGTACCATCTCGGTACATACATCGAGCGATTGAACCGCGTTACAAACAAGAACATCCGCCTGGCTGTCGTGGCCAACCCGTCCCATCTGGAGGCTGTGGATCCCGTGGTGCAGGGCAAGACCCGTGCCGAGCAGTTCTACCGTGGCGACCAGGAGGGCAAGAAGGTTATGTCCATTTTGATCCACGGTGATGCCGCCTTCTGCGGACAGGGCGTCGTCTATGAAACTATGCATCTTTCGGACCTGCCCGACTACACCACCCACGGAACTATCCATGTGGTGGCCAACAACCAGATCGGTTTCACCACCGATCCCCGTTTCTCGAGGTCCTCTCCCTACTGTACGGATGTGGCTCGTGTCGTCAATGCTCCTATTTTCCACGTCAACGCTGACGATCCAGAGGCCGTGATGCATGTGTGCAAGGTGGCTGCTGAGTGGCGTGCTACTTTCCACAAGGATTGTGTTATTGATTTGGTCGGATACCGCCGCAATGGACACAACGAGATCGACGAGCCCATGTTCACGCAACCCTTGATGTACCAGAAGATCCGCAAGCACAAGAACTGTCTCGACCTGTATGCCGACAAACTGATCGCCGAGGGCACTGTCACCGCCGAGGAGGTTAAGTCGGTTGCCGCTAAATACGAGAACATTTGCGAGGAGGCATTCGCTCTGGCCAAGACCGAGACCCACGTCAAGTACAAGGACTGGCTCGACTCGCCCTGGTCCGGCTTTTTCGAGGGCAAAGACCCATTGAAGGTAGCGCCCACTGGAGTGAAGGAGGAGACCCTCATCCACATCGGCAACCGCTTCTCGTCGCCACCACCGAACGCTGCTGAATTCGTGATTCACAA GGGTCTATTGCGAGTGTTGGCCGCTCGCAAGGCAATGGTGGACGAAAAGGTCGCTGATTGGGCTTTGGGAGAGGCCATGGCCTTCGGCTCTCTGCTGAAGGAGGGAATCCATGTGCGCCTTTCGGGACAGGATGTCGAGCGTGGTACCTTCTCGCATCGCCACCATGTGCTGCACCACCAGCTGGTCGACAAGGCCACTTACAACTCGCTGCAGCACATGTACCCAGATCAGGCGCCCTACTCCGTCTCCAACAGCTCGCTGTCGGAGTACGCAGTGCTTGGTTTCGAGCACGGTTACTCGATGACCAATCCCAATGCCCTGGTGCTGTGGGAGGCTCAGTTCGGAGACTTCAGCAACACGGCCCAGTCGATCATCGATCAGTTCATCTCCAGCGGTCAGTCAAAGTGGGTGCGCCAATCGGGTCTGGTAATGCTCCTGCCCCACGGCATGGAAGGCATGGGCCCCGAGCACTCCTCGTGCCGCGTGGAGCGCTTCCTGCAAATGAGCAGTGACGATCCCGACTACTTCCCACCAGAGTCCGATGAGTTCGGAGTGCGACAGCTGCACGACATTAACTGGATCGTGGCAAACTGCTCGACGCCCGCCAACTACTACCACATCCTGCGCCGACAGATCGCATTGCCTTTCCGCAAGCCCCTGATTCTGTGCACGCCCAAATCGCTGCTGCGTCACCCCGAGGCTAAGAGTCCTTTCAGCGAGATGAGCGAGGGCAGCGAGTTCCAGCGCATCATCCCCGACAACGGTCCCGCCGGCCAGAATCCCAGCAATGTGAAGAAGGTCGTCTTCTGCTCGGGCCGCGTCTACTACGATTTGACCAAGACACGTAGGGAAAAGCAGCTGGAGGGCGAAATCGCCATTGTGCGCGTGGAGCAG ATCTCTCCCTTCCCCTTCGATCTGGTCAAGGAGCAGGCCAACCTGTACAAGAATGCCGAACTCGTGTGGGCCCAAGAGGAGCACAAGAACCAGGGCAGCTGGACCTATGTGCAACCTCGTTTCCTCACCGCCTTGAACCACAGCCGCGACGTCAG CTACGTCGGACGCGCCTGCGGAGCCTCCACCGCCACCGGATCCAAGGCCCAGCACATCCGTGAGCTGAATGCGCTGCTCAACGACGCGATTTCGACCTAA